A single window of Nicotiana sylvestris chromosome 3, ASM39365v2, whole genome shotgun sequence DNA harbors:
- the LOC138887463 gene encoding uncharacterized protein: MDVTRPIEPKASNGHRFILVAIDYFTKWVEAVTFKAVTKKAVVDFVHSNIICRFGIPKTIITDNAANLNSHLMKEILRKMIQGSRQLHEKLPFALLGYRTTVRTSVGATLYLLVYGTEAVIPAEVEIPSLRIIMESEIEETEWVKTRLEKLMLIDEKRLAAVCFG; the protein is encoded by the exons atggatgtcactaggccgatcgagccaaaggcttcaaatgggcatagattcattttggttgcaattgattacttcaccaagtgggtggaggccgtcactttcaaagcagtcaccaagaaagcagtggtagattTCGTTCACTCCAACATCATCTGtcgctttggtatcccaaagaccattatcactgacaatgcagccaatctaaatagtcatttgatgaaggag attcttcggaagatgatccaaggttccaggcaattgcatgaaaagctgccttttgctCTTTTGGGATACCGCACGACTGTTCGCACATCTGTTGGTGCAACTCTGTATCTGcttgtatatggaactgaagctgtAATACCCGCTGAAGTCGAAATTCCCTCTCTCCGAATTATTATGGAATCAGAGATTGAAGAAactgagtgggtcaagacccgattAGAAAAACTGATGTTGATCGATGAAAAACGGCTAGCAGCAGTGTGTTTTGGCTAG